ggaaaagtaagctTTCCATCATTATGCTATTAATTGTCTATATAATTTATCAGTTTTTATTAATAGTTTATATTTTACGTTTTTATCACAGCCTTGAATTGTAATTTATATTATCCTAATTCTACAGGTCCTGCACTCGCAAGCTGTAGGGGTGACATCTAAGACATTGATGCCGTGGGTTATTGTGAGACAGAACCAGATATGTAGTGCCCACTGCGATTGCAAGGCAGGTCTGGGTGAAGTTTGTACTCACATTGCGACGCTTCTCTTTGGTATTGACGCGGGAGTACGGATTCGTGAGACTAAAACAGTCACCCAGGTCAAGGCTTATTGGATGGAGCCAACAAGAAAGCAGGTGAAAGCGGCGCCTGTCACCAATGTTGACTTCTCTTCAGCAGCAATGAAGAAAAAATTGCTTGATGCTGCCATAGATGGGACTGAGCCAAGACAGCAGCAAAAAGATAGAGATAAAGCCCCATCATTGCTATCTCCTTCGTATCGAGCATCGGTGTATCTGCAGGACAAATTACTGAGTACACTTGTGTTACGCCTGTCACGGATCGCTACAAATGCGGCCATATTCAGCTCTGTGGAGCCTTATGCAGCAACATTTGTTCCTGCTGAGACCGTTGAAGCATTTCCACCTATTCTTACGGACCTAATGGACAAAAACACATTCACCCTGACGTTTGCTGAACTTCTAAAGATATGTGAAGCTGTTAATTATTCTGTTACAGAGGAGGGGGCAAAGAACGTGGAGGCGCACACTCGACAGCAAGCAAAATCAGAAACCTGGTTTCGGTATCGGGCCGGACGCATTACAGCGTCAAAAATGAAAAGTGTTTGCACCACAAATGCAGGTTCCCCTGCAATTAGTGTTGTCAAATCGGTGTGTTACCCCCATCTGTACAAATTTAGCACTGAGGCTACAAGATGGGGCTGTGATCAGGAAAAGCGTGCAAGGCAAGCCTACGCGGCTCATATGCGCACTGAACACTCCGGTTTCATGATGAGAGACTCGGGTCTCATTATAAATCCCAAGTACCCTCATTTGGGTGCAACACCGGATGGACTTGTCGAGTGTGCTGAGCAATGTTGCGGGGCTGACCGCCTTGGTCTATGTGAAATAAAATGTCCATTCAGTAAGAAGGGCAGGTCTTTAATGTCCGCTGCACAAGACAAGACAATAAGTTGTTTGGGTGAtttttatataacaaatgaataaagataaaacttcaataatgacttacttttgatgaaatgcagcgagcaaacgcgataagtcCCAATTTTTTCTATCTTCATATCTCCACGGCCAATGTTTGCTAACCACTTCCGCTGCTGTTgccccttcagttccctcttgtgttTACCTTCTTCTTTCCTTACCTTTGGAactctaaagtaagataactgtgtcTCACGGTTACCGCGACtgccacagttatttacagcgcaaaaaaggACCATTTTAGCTGTTTTAAACGGGTGCAAAAGTGCGCAATGTCTATCCTGCTCACAGTGGGTGCCCAACCAGGATTGTagacatcattccatgctgcaggcttgtctgttattagatgataaagaaAGTAATACATAAGttgtttgggtgaatgtgcaggctttaaacaagaaacattgagaaatatattttggcaaataataaaatgtcctaattttgtccaactgacagctgataattatcacattccttagcttgcatctgagtgaaatttatttaaaaatgcattgatagtttatcattatttaaatggtaaatgcagcttcagaggcgttttgattttgcatgttaaaaccaacctgagaaccatggccgaTTTTGAACTTTTAATGAGtggtttttcacttttaaaaaatctcatctaacaaatgaataaagataaaaaagtatataatgccttacctttgatgaa
The DNA window shown above is from Leucoraja erinacea ecotype New England unplaced genomic scaffold, Leri_hhj_1 Leri_772S, whole genome shotgun sequence and carries:
- the LOC129694714 gene encoding uncharacterized protein LOC129694714, whose amino-acid sequence is MPWVIVRQNQICSAHCDCKAGLGEVCTHIATLLFGIDAGVRIRETKTVTQVKAYWMEPTRKQVKAAPVTNVDFSSAAMKKKLLDAAIDGTEPRQQQKDRDKAPSLLSPSYRASVYLQDKLLSTLVLRLSRIATNAAIFSSVEPYAATFVPAETVEAFPPILTDLMDKNTFTLTFAELLKICEAVNYSVTEEGAKNVEAHTRQQAKSETWFRYRAGRITASKMKSVCTTNAGSPAISVVKSVCYPHLYKFSTEATRWGCDQEKRARQAYAAHMRTEHSGFMMRDSGLIINPKYPHLGATPDGLVECAEQCCGADRLGLCEIKCPFSKKGRSLMSAAQDKTISCLGDFYITNE